In Rhodovulum sulfidophilum DSM 1374, the following are encoded in one genomic region:
- a CDS encoding TIGR01244 family sulfur transferase produces MAEDMNRNAEGLDLPPMMWLDKEFAAAPQPGIETLAVLAQAGFRSVICNRPDEEVAADASAAAMEAAARAAGLGFAAIPVRHAPITPAMIAAQTEAMGALPGPVFAYCRAGFRSSVIWALAQAGRKPTADIMAALERAGFAMPGLEAQIEELATAR; encoded by the coding sequence ATGGCAGAAGACATGAACCGCAATGCCGAGGGGCTGGATCTGCCCCCGATGATGTGGCTGGACAAGGAATTCGCCGCAGCGCCACAACCCGGGATTGAAACCCTGGCGGTGCTGGCACAGGCAGGTTTCCGCTCAGTGATCTGCAACCGGCCCGATGAAGAGGTCGCGGCGGACGCTTCGGCAGCCGCGATGGAAGCGGCGGCCCGGGCAGCAGGTCTCGGCTTTGCCGCGATCCCGGTGCGCCATGCGCCGATCACGCCCGCCATGATCGCGGCGCAGACCGAGGCGATGGGCGCGCTTCCCGGCCCGGTCTTCGCCTATTGCCGGGCCGGCTTCCGGTCTTCGGTGATCTGGGCGCTGGCCCAGGCCGGGCGGAAGCCGACGGCAGACATCATGGCCGCGCTGGAACGGGCGGGTTTCGCCATGCCGGGCCTCGAGGCCCAGATCGAGGAGCTGGCGACCGCGCGCTGA
- a CDS encoding enoyl-CoA hydratase/isomerase family protein, whose translation MAPLLAVEHPAPGVVRLVLDAPPDNVLTAPLRDALDAGLTAALAAGSTRAVMIAARGTVFSAGASPAPSGMAAPLGAICGRIDAAEVPVVALLPGPATGPGCELALACHYRVATRTAALCLPDIALGLPPQAGTTSRLPRLTDPVTALELMLSARPLGASRTRQAGLLDALVDGDLDAAGLRFVLGLLVEGAGPRPAPSRPMPEFRALQALLQRLRAGTGPEGAVRARRAVLDCVEAAAMMPAEAALAFEEAAVEDCRDSAVHRALCHLAEAEQALTARARDWAEAGPAPRRVGIWGWGPQAAALGAALLTAGPSVRLGAPDAATLGLGLVEIEALLDAARLTAGWDEATRVRYRSRLSAGPGPSALTGCDAMIEAGSGTMSDRQTRFPDLARVAAPGAVLAATGGPASPSALGAPAGREADTVWFHLPEAVPGCRLAEVIRSPRTGPRPVAVFGALARRLERLVLVAERESPSLVLLLGALDAADGMVEAGAAPAAVDAAMEAWGMALGPYRMADRLGLSQLLALRRRQPGGDDPELRPVLILGQLVREGREGYLAGRGYYRYVAGGAAEPDPQVAEIVAAAREVLAVGTLRDFAEAEIQARVLAGMVQAGAALLRRGGVSSAAELDLAAVHGLGVARWRGGPMRAADEAGLLSVRKTLRALAAERPRGGIWDLDPLLAETIKNGRELASAVAPGRGALSPA comes from the coding sequence ATGGCGCCTCTCTTGGCGGTGGAGCATCCGGCGCCGGGTGTGGTGCGCCTGGTTCTGGACGCGCCGCCCGACAATGTCCTGACCGCGCCGTTGCGCGATGCGCTGGATGCCGGTCTGACCGCAGCTCTTGCCGCAGGATCTACGCGGGCGGTGATGATCGCCGCGCGGGGGACGGTGTTTTCGGCCGGTGCATCTCCCGCGCCCTCCGGAATGGCGGCCCCGCTTGGTGCGATCTGCGGGCGGATCGATGCGGCCGAGGTGCCGGTGGTCGCCTTGCTGCCCGGGCCTGCCACGGGGCCGGGCTGCGAATTGGCGCTTGCCTGCCATTATCGCGTGGCCACGCGCACGGCCGCGCTGTGCCTGCCCGATATCGCGCTGGGGCTGCCGCCGCAGGCCGGAACCACGTCGCGGCTGCCGCGTCTGACCGATCCGGTGACGGCGCTCGAGTTGATGCTGTCGGCGCGGCCGCTCGGCGCCAGCCGCACGCGGCAGGCGGGGCTCCTCGACGCGCTGGTCGACGGCGATCTGGATGCGGCGGGGCTGCGCTTCGTGCTGGGGCTTCTGGTCGAAGGTGCCGGTCCGCGTCCGGCGCCCTCGCGTCCGATGCCGGAATTCCGGGCGCTGCAGGCGCTGTTGCAACGGCTGCGTGCCGGGACCGGCCCCGAAGGGGCGGTTCGGGCAAGGCGGGCGGTTCTCGACTGCGTCGAGGCCGCGGCGATGATGCCTGCCGAGGCGGCGCTGGCCTTCGAGGAGGCTGCGGTCGAGGACTGCCGCGACAGTGCCGTCCATCGCGCCTTGTGCCATCTCGCCGAGGCCGAGCAGGCCCTGACGGCGCGCGCGCGCGACTGGGCCGAAGCCGGGCCCGCGCCGCGCCGGGTCGGGATCTGGGGCTGGGGGCCGCAGGCGGCGGCGCTGGGGGCGGCGCTGCTGACGGCCGGGCCTTCGGTCAGGCTGGGCGCGCCGGATGCGGCGACGCTCGGCCTCGGGCTCGTCGAGATCGAGGCCCTGCTCGACGCGGCGCGGCTGACGGCGGGCTGGGACGAGGCGACGCGGGTGCGGTACCGCTCGCGGCTGTCGGCAGGTCCGGGGCCCTCGGCCTTGACCGGATGCGACGCGATGATCGAGGCCGGTTCCGGAACGATGAGCGATCGGCAGACGCGGTTTCCCGATCTTGCCCGTGTGGCCGCGCCCGGGGCGGTGCTGGCGGCGACCGGCGGGCCGGCGAGCCCCTCGGCCCTCGGCGCCCCGGCCGGACGCGAGGCCGATACGGTCTGGTTTCACCTGCCCGAGGCGGTGCCGGGCTGTCGTCTGGCCGAGGTGATCCGCTCGCCCCGCACCGGCCCGCGCCCGGTCGCGGTCTTCGGCGCGCTGGCCCGGCGGCTCGAACGGCTGGTGCTGGTCGCCGAGCGCGAAAGCCCGTCGCTGGTCCTGTTGCTGGGGGCCTTGGACGCGGCCGATGGAATGGTCGAGGCCGGGGCCGCGCCGGCTGCGGTCGATGCGGCGATGGAGGCCTGGGGCATGGCGCTCGGCCCCTACCGGATGGCCGACCGGCTGGGGCTGTCGCAGCTGTTGGCGCTGCGTCGCCGTCAGCCCGGGGGCGACGATCCCGAACTGCGGCCGGTGCTGATCCTCGGTCAGCTCGTGCGCGAGGGCCGCGAGGGGTATCTGGCCGGGCGGGGCTATTACCGCTACGTTGCGGGCGGGGCGGCCGAGCCCGATCCCCAGGTCGCGGAGATTGTCGCCGCCGCGCGCGAGGTCCTGGCGGTCGGGACGTTGCGGGACTTTGCCGAGGCCGAGATCCAGGCCCGGGTGCTGGCCGGGATGGTTCAGGCCGGGGCGGCGCTGCTGAGACGGGGCGGCGTGAGCTCTGCGGCCGAGCTTGACCTGGCGGCGGTCCATGGGCTCGGGGTCGCGCGCTGGCGTGGCGGGCCGATGCGGGCGGCCGACGAGGCCGGGTTGCTGTCGGTGCGCAAGACCCTGCGCGCGCTGGCCGCCGAGCGCCCGCGTGGCGGGATCTGGGACCTCGATCCGCTGCTTGCCGAAACGATCAAGAACGGGCGCGAGCTGGCCTCGGCGGTAGCGCCAGGGCGGGGCGCGCTCAGCCCAGCATGA
- a CDS encoding DUF2312 domain-containing protein, with protein sequence MEIEDEQDDTRSADSSYRVTAGELRQFIERFERLEAEKKDLADQQKEVMAEAKARGYDTKVMRKVISLRKRDKEDIAEEEAILELYKEALGMA encoded by the coding sequence ATGGAGATCGAGGACGAGCAGGACGATACCCGCTCCGCCGACAGTAGCTACCGCGTCACCGCCGGCGAGCTGCGCCAGTTCATCGAACGGTTCGAGCGGCTGGAGGCCGAGAAGAAGGATCTCGCCGACCAGCAGAAGGAGGTCATGGCCGAGGCCAAGGCGCGCGGCTATGACACCAAGGTGATGCGCAAGGTGATTTCGCTGCGCAAGCGCGACAAGGAGGACATCGCCGAGGAAGAGGCGATCCTCGAGCTTTACAAGGAAGCGCTGGGCATGGCCTGA
- a CDS encoding ABC transporter permease yields the protein MSDQIARLSPLRRVRLRPDPWSLGALVIAALVLMPILSVLVLALTPEENIWPHLISTTLPRYLGNTVTMMAGVAVLASAVGAGAAWLVSMYRFPGVRWLEWLLLLPLAIPAYVGAYALVDFLEYAGPVQTGLRTLFGWHNARDYWFPEIRSRGAAVLVLSAALYPYVYLLSRAAFREQSGASYEVARALGAGPLALFWRVGLPLARPAIAAGAAIAMMETVNDFGVVEYFAVQTLTAGIFSVWLEGGNAGGAAQIAGVILAVILALVALEKVSRRNLRFHNLGRHHRPLVPVPLEGAAGWAATAACALPVATGFVLPVGVILSHALANSGGWADPGLVRALIHTLSAGGIAAVLTVAAGLFLVYGVRLTGRALPRLLLPVTTIGYAAPGAVLGVGLLIPMAAADNALADTWVGLFGVDPGLLMTGSAFAIVYAYAVRFFAIAQGAADAAMGRIAPSLPMAARSLGRSARGTLTAVYLPLIRTSVGTALLLVFVDCVKELPATLLLRPFNYNTLATRVYDKASLENLADAAPAALLVCLVGLVAVGLLARANR from the coding sequence ATGTCTGACCAAATCGCTCGACTAAGCCCGCTGCGCCGGGTCCGGTTGCGGCCCGACCCATGGTCGCTGGGCGCACTGGTGATTGCGGCCCTGGTGCTCATGCCGATCCTGTCGGTGTTGGTTCTGGCCCTGACGCCAGAGGAGAACATCTGGCCGCATCTGATCTCGACCACGCTGCCGCGCTATCTGGGCAATACCGTCACGATGATGGCCGGGGTGGCGGTGCTGGCCTCGGCGGTGGGGGCGGGGGCGGCCTGGCTGGTCTCGATGTACCGCTTTCCCGGCGTGCGCTGGCTCGAATGGCTGTTATTGCTGCCGCTGGCGATCCCGGCCTATGTCGGCGCCTATGCGCTGGTCGATTTCCTCGAATATGCCGGGCCGGTGCAGACCGGGCTTCGGACGCTCTTCGGCTGGCACAACGCACGGGATTACTGGTTCCCCGAGATCCGCTCGCGCGGGGCGGCCGTTCTGGTGCTGTCGGCGGCGCTGTATCCCTATGTCTATCTGCTGTCGCGGGCGGCCTTCCGCGAACAGTCGGGCGCGTCCTATGAGGTCGCCCGGGCGCTGGGCGCGGGGCCGCTGGCGCTGTTCTGGCGGGTCGGGCTGCCGCTGGCGCGTCCGGCCATCGCCGCGGGCGCGGCCATCGCAATGATGGAGACGGTCAACGATTTCGGCGTGGTCGAGTATTTCGCGGTCCAGACCCTGACCGCCGGCATCTTCTCGGTCTGGCTCGAGGGCGGCAATGCCGGAGGCGCGGCGCAGATCGCGGGGGTGATCCTGGCGGTGATCCTTGCGCTGGTTGCGCTCGAGAAGGTCAGCCGCCGCAATCTGCGCTTTCACAATCTGGGCCGCCATCACCGTCCGCTGGTGCCGGTGCCGCTGGAGGGGGCCGCGGGCTGGGCGGCGACCGCCGCCTGCGCGCTGCCGGTCGCCACCGGCTTCGTGCTGCCCGTGGGCGTGATCCTCAGCCATGCTCTGGCCAATAGCGGAGGCTGGGCCGATCCGGGGCTGGTCCGGGCACTGATCCACACGCTCAGCGCCGGCGGTATCGCGGCGGTGCTGACGGTCGCTGCGGGGCTTTTTCTGGTCTATGGCGTGCGGCTGACCGGCCGGGCGCTGCCGCGGCTGCTCTTGCCGGTCACGACCATCGGCTATGCGGCGCCGGGCGCGGTGCTGGGGGTGGGGCTGCTGATCCCGATGGCGGCCGCCGACAATGCGCTGGCCGATACCTGGGTCGGGCTTTTCGGCGTCGATCCGGGGCTTTTGATGACCGGCTCGGCTTTCGCCATCGTCTATGCCTATGCGGTGCGGTTCTTTGCCATCGCGCAGGGGGCGGCCGATGCGGCGATGGGGCGGATCGCCCCGAGCCTGCCGATGGCGGCGCGCTCGCTCGGTCGCAGCGCGCGCGGGACGCTGACCGCGGTCTATCTGCCGCTGATCCGGACCTCGGTCGGCACCGCGCTGCTTCTGGTTTTCGTCGATTGCGTGAAAGAGCTTCCGGCGACCTTGCTGCTGCGGCCGTTCAACTACAACACCCTCGCCACGCGGGTCTATGACAAGGCCAGCCTCGAGAACCTGGCCGATGCCGCGCCGGCGGCGCTTCTGGTCTGTCTGGTGGGGCTGGTGGCGGTCGGGCTTCTGGCGCGCGCCAATCGCTGA
- the clpA gene encoding ATP-dependent Clp protease ATP-binding subunit ClpA, with product MPSFSNTLEQAIHAALAQANARRHELATLEHLLLALIDEPDASKVMKACSVDLEELRKTLTEFIEDELATLVTDIEGSEAVPTAAFQRVIQRAAIHVQSSGRTEVTGANVLVAIFAERESNAAYFLQEQEMTRYDAVNFIAHGVAKDPSFGEHRPVTGASEFEEEPQAGAAQPEGGEARESALAKYCVNLNAKSRKGDIDPLIGRDQEVERCIQVLCRRRKNNPLLVGDPGVGKTAIAEGLARKIVGGETPEVLSKATIFALDMGALLAGTRYRGDFEERLKAVVTELEDHPDAILFIDEIHTVIGAGATSGGAMDASNLLKPALQGGKLRCMGSTTYKEFRQHFEKDRALSRRFQKIDVTEPSVEDAVKILKGLKPYFEEHHEVKYTSDAIKSAVELAARYIHDRKLPDKAIDVIDEAGAAQHLIAESKRRKTIGPREIEAVVAKIARIPPKNVSKDDAKLLKDLETTLKRVVFGQDKAIEALSASIKLARAGLREPEKPIGNYLFAGPTGVGKTEVAKQLASSLGVELLRFDMSEYMEKHAVSRLIGAPPGYVGFDQGGMLTDGVDQNPHCVLLLDEIEKAHPDVFNILLQVMDHGKLTDHNGRQVDFRNVILIMTSNAGAAEQAKAAIGFGRDRREGEDTAAIERTFTPEFRNRLDAVISFAPLPKETILQVVEKFVLQLEAQLMDRNVTIELTRPAAEWLADKGYDDKMGARPLGRVIQETIKKPLAEELLFGKLAKGGVVKVGVRDGEIDLKIEEPEKRRLDSSKKPPLLTAE from the coding sequence GTGCCTTCATTCTCAAACACTCTCGAGCAAGCCATTCACGCTGCGCTGGCCCAAGCCAATGCGCGTCGCCACGAACTCGCCACTCTCGAACACCTTCTCCTGGCACTGATCGACGAGCCCGACGCCTCCAAGGTGATGAAGGCCTGCTCGGTCGATCTCGAGGAGTTGCGCAAGACCCTTACCGAGTTCATCGAAGACGAACTGGCAACGCTCGTGACCGATATCGAAGGCTCGGAAGCGGTGCCAACGGCCGCGTTCCAACGGGTGATCCAGCGCGCCGCGATCCATGTCCAGAGCTCGGGCCGGACCGAGGTCACCGGGGCCAATGTGCTGGTCGCGATCTTTGCCGAACGCGAATCGAACGCCGCGTATTTCCTACAGGAACAGGAGATGACGCGCTACGATGCCGTCAACTTCATCGCCCATGGCGTCGCCAAGGACCCGTCCTTCGGCGAACATCGCCCGGTCACCGGCGCCTCGGAATTCGAGGAGGAGCCGCAGGCCGGCGCCGCGCAGCCCGAAGGCGGCGAGGCAAGGGAATCCGCACTGGCCAAGTATTGCGTCAATCTCAACGCCAAGTCGCGCAAGGGCGATATCGACCCGCTGATCGGCCGCGACCAGGAGGTCGAGCGCTGCATCCAGGTGCTGTGTCGTCGCCGCAAGAACAACCCGCTTCTGGTGGGCGACCCGGGCGTCGGCAAGACCGCCATCGCCGAAGGGCTCGCGCGCAAGATCGTCGGCGGCGAGACGCCCGAGGTGCTGTCGAAGGCCACGATCTTCGCGCTCGACATGGGGGCGCTCTTGGCCGGCACCCGCTATCGCGGCGATTTCGAGGAGCGGCTGAAAGCGGTCGTGACCGAGCTTGAGGATCACCCCGACGCGATCCTCTTCATCGACGAGATCCATACCGTGATCGGCGCGGGCGCAACCTCGGGCGGGGCCATGGATGCCTCGAACCTTCTGAAACCCGCGCTGCAGGGCGGCAAGCTGCGCTGCATGGGCTCGACCACCTACAAGGAGTTCCGCCAGCATTTCGAAAAGGACCGCGCACTCAGCCGCCGGTTCCAGAAGATCGACGTGACCGAGCCCTCGGTCGAGGACGCGGTCAAGATCCTCAAGGGGCTCAAGCCCTATTTCGAAGAGCATCACGAGGTCAAATACACCTCCGACGCCATCAAGTCGGCGGTGGAACTGGCCGCGCGCTATATCCATGACCGCAAGCTGCCCGACAAGGCCATCGACGTGATCGACGAGGCCGGCGCCGCCCAGCACCTGATCGCCGAAAGCAAGCGCCGCAAGACCATCGGCCCCCGCGAGATCGAGGCCGTGGTGGCCAAGATCGCCCGGATCCCGCCGAAGAACGTCTCGAAGGACGATGCCAAGCTGCTGAAGGATCTGGAAACCACCCTCAAGCGCGTGGTCTTCGGTCAGGACAAGGCGATCGAGGCGCTCTCGGCCTCGATCAAGCTGGCCCGGGCCGGTCTGCGCGAGCCCGAAAAGCCCATCGGCAACTACCTCTTCGCCGGCCCCACGGGTGTCGGCAAGACCGAGGTCGCCAAGCAACTGGCGTCCAGCCTCGGGGTGGAACTGCTGCGCTTCGACATGTCGGAATACATGGAGAAACATGCCGTCAGCCGTCTGATCGGCGCCCCCCCGGGTTATGTCGGTTTCGACCAGGGCGGGATGCTGACCGACGGTGTCGACCAGAACCCGCATTGCGTCCTGCTGCTCGACGAGATCGAGAAGGCGCATCCGGATGTGTTCAACATCCTGCTGCAGGTGATGGATCACGGCAAGCTGACCGACCATAACGGTCGGCAGGTCGATTTCCGCAACGTGATCCTGATCATGACCTCGAATGCGGGGGCCGCCGAACAGGCCAAGGCCGCCATCGGCTTCGGCCGCGACCGGCGCGAGGGCGAGGATACGGCCGCCATCGAGCGGACCTTCACGCCCGAGTTCCGCAACCGGCTCGATGCGGTGATCTCCTTTGCGCCGCTGCCGAAAGAAACCATCCTGCAGGTCGTCGAGAAATTCGTGCTGCAACTCGAAGCCCAGCTGATGGACCGCAACGTCACCATCGAACTGACCCGGCCCGCCGCCGAATGGCTGGCCGACAAGGGCTATGACGACAAGATGGGCGCCCGCCCGCTGGGCCGCGTCATCCAGGAAACGATCAAGAAGCCGCTGGCCGAAGAGCTGTTGTTCGGCAAGCTCGCCAAAGGCGGCGTGGTGAAGGTCGGTGTCCGGGATGGAGAAATCGACCTGAAGATCGAGGAACCGGAGAAACGCCGCCTCGACTCTTCGAAGAAGCCGCCTCTTCTGACGGCGGAATAA
- the gloB gene encoding hydroxyacylglutathione hydrolase — protein MPLEIVTVPCLDDNYAYLVKGPGGAVLIDAPEAGPIAAALETRGWALDTILITHHHHDHVEGVAELRARFGAKVMGPAAEADRLPPLDRALSEGDRVGEGPIAADVIAVPGHTLGHVAYRFAAGDAVFTADSLMALGCGRLFEGTPAMMWDSLKKLSSLPPETLVFSGHEYTSSNARFALTVEPGNAALRARSEEIDRLRAEGRPTVPVPLAVELETNPFLRADRPELRKALGMETEGDIEVFAEIRARKDRF, from the coding sequence ATGCCCTTAGAAATCGTCACCGTGCCCTGTCTCGACGACAACTACGCCTACCTGGTCAAGGGCCCCGGCGGGGCCGTTCTGATCGACGCGCCCGAGGCCGGTCCGATCGCCGCTGCGCTCGAGACCCGCGGCTGGGCGCTCGACACGATTCTGATCACCCATCACCATCACGACCATGTCGAGGGCGTGGCCGAGCTGCGCGCGCGCTTCGGCGCCAAGGTGATGGGCCCGGCGGCCGAAGCCGACCGGCTGCCACCGCTCGACCGGGCGCTGTCCGAGGGCGACCGGGTCGGCGAAGGCCCGATTGCGGCCGATGTGATCGCGGTGCCGGGCCACACGCTGGGCCATGTCGCCTATCGGTTTGCCGCCGGGGATGCGGTCTTCACCGCCGACAGCCTGATGGCGCTGGGCTGCGGCAGGCTGTTCGAGGGCACGCCCGCGATGATGTGGGACAGCCTGAAGAAACTTTCCTCGCTCCCGCCCGAGACCCTTGTGTTCTCGGGCCATGAATATACATCCTCCAATGCCCGCTTCGCCCTGACCGTCGAGCCCGGCAATGCCGCGCTTCGCGCCCGCTCCGAGGAAATTGACAGACTGCGCGCCGAGGGCCGCCCGACAGTTCCGGTACCGCTTGCCGTCGAACTCGAGACGAACCCGTTCCTGCGCGCCGACCGGCCCGAGCTGAGGAAGGCGCTCGGCATGGAAACCGAAGGCGACATCGAGGTCTTTGCAGAGATCCGCGCGCGCAAGGACCGGTTCTGA
- a CDS encoding class I SAM-dependent methyltransferase → MHLDVLDLRNFYYRTNLGRVAQRAIREQVREIWPAAKGQTVAGFGFAVPLLRPLRTSARRVVALMPGQQGVMPWPAGEENVSLLCEETAWPLPDGFVDKLILLHGLETSEHPAAVLEESLRVLRPGGRALFIVPNRSGLWARRDGTPFGFGRPYSSGQLEAQLRQHGFEPEAHRAALFSPPTSRRFWLKTASIWENAGQRMSAYYAGGVLMVEATKRVYRPTGLPTKDGLPRPLRILDALPQPGAEPA, encoded by the coding sequence ATGCATCTCGACGTTCTGGACCTGAGGAACTTCTACTACCGTACCAATCTGGGGCGCGTGGCGCAGAGGGCAATCCGCGAACAGGTGCGCGAGATCTGGCCCGCGGCCAAGGGGCAGACGGTGGCGGGCTTCGGCTTCGCGGTGCCGCTGCTGCGGCCGCTGCGGACCAGCGCCCGCCGGGTGGTGGCGCTGATGCCGGGCCAGCAGGGGGTGATGCCCTGGCCGGCCGGCGAGGAGAATGTCTCGCTGCTTTGCGAAGAGACCGCCTGGCCGCTGCCCGACGGGTTCGTCGACAAGCTGATCCTGTTGCACGGGCTCGAGACCAGCGAGCATCCGGCCGCGGTGCTGGAAGAATCGCTGAGGGTGCTGCGGCCCGGGGGCAGGGCGCTTTTCATCGTGCCGAACCGGTCGGGGCTCTGGGCGCGACGCGACGGAACGCCTTTCGGATTCGGCCGCCCCTACAGTTCCGGCCAGCTCGAGGCGCAATTGCGTCAGCACGGTTTCGAACCCGAAGCGCATCGGGCCGCGCTTTTCTCGCCCCCGACCTCCAGGCGATTCTGGCTTAAAACCGCGTCCATTTGGGAAAATGCGGGGCAACGCATGTCTGCCTATTATGCGGGCGGAGTGCTTATGGTCGAGGCGACGAAACGGGTCTATCGGCCGACCGGGCTGCCGACGAAAGACGGGCTGCCGCGCCCGCTGCGCATTCTCGACGCGCTGCCCCAGCCCGGCGCCGAACCGGCCTGA
- a CDS encoding F0F1 ATP synthase subunit delta gives MSEPASISSGIAKRYATALFEITKEANAIPALEADVDALDAALLESGDFRDLISSPVYSRDQQSRAVGSIASKMGLGQVLSNTLQLMGSKRRLFVLPQMVTELRALIAEAKGEVSAEVVSARPLSDAQRKALATALKQNAGKDVKINASVDESLIGGLIVKLGSKMIDTSIRARLSALQNTMKEVG, from the coding sequence GTGTCCGAACCAGCTTCGATTTCGTCCGGCATTGCCAAGCGCTATGCCACCGCGCTGTTTGAGATTACCAAGGAAGCCAATGCCATTCCCGCACTCGAGGCCGATGTCGATGCGCTCGACGCGGCGCTGCTCGAAAGCGGGGATTTTCGTGACCTGATTTCGTCGCCCGTCTATTCGCGGGATCAGCAATCGCGCGCAGTCGGCTCGATTGCGTCGAAAATGGGGCTGGGGCAGGTTCTGTCCAATACGCTGCAGCTGATGGGCTCCAAGCGCCGCCTGTTCGTGCTGCCGCAGATGGTGACGGAGCTTCGCGCGCTGATCGCCGAGGCCAAGGGCGAAGTCAGCGCCGAGGTCGTTTCGGCCAGGCCGCTGAGCGATGCGCAGCGCAAGGCCCTGGCCACGGCGCTGAAGCAGAACGCCGGCAAGGACGTCAAGATCAATGCTTCCGTCGATGAAAGCCTCATCGGCGGCCTTATCGTTAAACTGGGCTCGAAGATGATCGACACCTCGATCCGCGCGCGCCTCAGTGCACTCCAGAACACCATGAAAGAGGTCGGATAA
- the atpA gene encoding F0F1 ATP synthase subunit alpha yields MGIQAAEISAILKEQIKNFGQEAEVAEVGRVLSVGDGIARVHGLDNVQAGEMVEFPGGIRGMALNLEVDNVGIVIFGSDRAIKEGDVVKRTNSIVDVPCGDALLGRVVDALGNPIDGKGPIATTERRIGDVKAPGIIPRKSVHEPMATGLKSVDAMIPVGRGQRELIIGDRQTGKTAVALDTILNQKTYNEAAGDDESKKLYCVYVAIGQKRSTVAQLVKKLEETGAMAYSIIVAATASDPAPMQYLAPYTATAMGEFFRDNGRHALMIYDDLSKQAVAYRQMSLLLRRPPGREAYPGDVFYLHSRLLERSAKMNEDHGAGSLTALPIIETQAGDVSAYIPTNVISITDGQIFLETDLFYQGIRPAVNTGLSVSRVGSSAQTNAMKSVAGPVKLELAQYREMAAFAQFGSDLDASTQKLLNRGARLTELMKQPQYSPLTNAEIVCVIFAGTQGYLDKVAVKDVTRYESDLLNFLRSKKQDLLDDITNNDRKVKGELEDKIRAALDEFAKNFA; encoded by the coding sequence ATGGGTATCCAAGCAGCTGAGATCTCTGCGATCCTCAAGGAGCAGATCAAGAATTTCGGTCAGGAGGCCGAAGTTGCAGAGGTAGGCCGCGTGCTGTCGGTGGGTGACGGCATTGCCCGTGTCCATGGCCTCGACAACGTCCAGGCGGGCGAGATGGTCGAGTTCCCGGGCGGTATCCGCGGCATGGCGCTGAACCTCGAGGTCGACAATGTCGGCATCGTGATCTTCGGTTCCGACCGCGCCATCAAGGAAGGCGATGTCGTCAAGCGCACCAACTCGATCGTGGACGTGCCCTGCGGCGACGCGCTGCTGGGCCGCGTGGTCGACGCGCTGGGCAATCCGATCGACGGCAAGGGCCCGATCGCGACCACCGAGCGCCGCATCGGCGACGTCAAGGCGCCGGGCATCATCCCGCGCAAATCGGTGCATGAGCCGATGGCCACCGGCCTGAAATCGGTCGACGCCATGATCCCGGTCGGCCGCGGCCAGCGTGAGCTGATCATCGGCGACCGCCAGACCGGCAAGACCGCCGTCGCGCTCGACACCATCCTGAACCAGAAAACCTACAACGAAGCCGCGGGTGACGACGAGAGCAAGAAACTCTACTGCGTCTATGTCGCCATCGGCCAGAAGCGTTCGACCGTTGCGCAGCTGGTGAAGAAGCTCGAGGAAACCGGCGCGATGGCCTATTCCATCATCGTCGCCGCCACCGCCTCGGACCCGGCGCCGATGCAGTATCTCGCCCCCTATACCGCGACCGCCATGGGCGAATTCTTCCGCGACAACGGCCGCCACGCGCTGATGATCTATGACGATCTGTCGAAACAGGCCGTCGCCTACCGTCAGATGTCGCTGCTGCTGCGCCGTCCGCCGGGGCGTGAAGCCTATCCGGGCGACGTGTTCTACCTGCACTCCCGCCTGCTGGAACGTTCGGCCAAGATGAACGAGGATCACGGCGCCGGGTCGCTGACCGCGCTGCCGATCATCGAAACCCAGGCGGGCGACGTGTCGGCCTATATCCCGACCAACGTGATCTCGATCACCGACGGTCAGATCTTCCTGGAAACCGACCTGTTCTACCAGGGCATCCGTCCGGCCGTGAACACCGGCCTGTCGGTGTCGCGGGTGGGCTCCTCGGCCCAGACCAACGCGATGAAATCGGTCGCCGGCCCGGTGAAACTGGAACTGGCGCAGTATCGCGAGATGGCGGCCTTCGCCCAGTTCGGCTCCGACCTCGACGCCTCGACCCAGAAGCTGCTGAACCGCGGCGCGCGCCTGACCGAGCTGATGAAACAGCCGCAATACTCGCCGCTGACCAATGCCGAGATCGTCTGCGTGATCTTCGCCGGGACGCAGGGCTATCTCGACAAGGTCGCGGTCAAGGATGTGACCCGCTACGAGTCCGACCTGCTGAACTTCCTGCGCAGCAAGAAGCAGGATCTGCTGGACGACATCACCAACAACGACCGCAAGGTGAAGGGCGAGCTCGAGGACAAGATCCGCGCCGCGCTGGACGAATTCGCCAAGAACTTCGCCTGA